A window of the Chloroflexus sp. Y-396-1 genome harbors these coding sequences:
- a CDS encoding SDR family NAD(P)-dependent oxidoreductase, translating into MARTRTDLSNLKAVVTGGSRGIGRAIAEALARAGAQVIISSANTSNLAEAERDLQAAGLNVSGIRCDVSHRAEVEALAAAAVERMERIDLWVNNAGISGPFGYALDVPPEAWEQVIRVNLLGTYYGCRAALPYMIRQRNGQIINLSGGGAKRAQRFLSAYSTSKAAIVRLTEAFARDYQDHPYLRFNVLTPGMVPTDMINHFETVGPGGEAIKQLPRVLRIFGTTAEETAALALRIVREGKNGQVFEVMPRHRAIWRLLKAAVQRDR; encoded by the coding sequence ATGGCTCGTACTCGTACCGACTTAAGCAATCTGAAAGCCGTCGTTACCGGTGGTAGCCGTGGCATTGGTCGTGCTATTGCTGAAGCGCTAGCCCGTGCCGGTGCGCAGGTCATTATCTCATCGGCCAATACCAGCAACCTTGCCGAAGCTGAGCGGGACTTGCAGGCTGCCGGATTAAACGTCAGCGGTATCCGCTGTGATGTCTCCCATCGTGCAGAAGTCGAAGCTCTGGCGGCAGCGGCAGTTGAACGGATGGAGCGCATCGATCTGTGGGTCAACAATGCCGGAATTTCCGGGCCGTTTGGCTATGCCCTCGATGTGCCACCTGAGGCCTGGGAACAGGTGATCCGGGTGAATCTGCTCGGTACTTACTACGGTTGTCGTGCTGCATTACCCTATATGATCAGGCAGCGGAATGGTCAGATTATTAATCTCTCTGGTGGTGGGGCAAAGCGCGCCCAGCGCTTTCTCTCGGCCTACAGCACCTCTAAAGCCGCTATTGTTCGTCTCACCGAAGCCTTCGCCCGTGATTACCAGGATCACCCCTATTTACGCTTCAACGTCCTCACTCCTGGTATGGTACCGACCGATATGATCAACCATTTTGAGACGGTTGGCCCTGGCGGAGAAGCGATCAAGCAATTACCACGAGTGCTCCGCATCTTTGGTACAACTGCCGAAGAGACAGCAGCCCTGGCGCTACGCATTGTCCGTGAAGGGAAGAATGGGCAGGTATTTGAGGTGATGCCGCGTCATCGCGCGATCTGGCGTTTGCTGAAAGCAGCGGTGCAGCGTGACCGATAG
- a CDS encoding ArsA family ATPase — protein sequence MWPAHSHIIIFSGEASAIAATATAVAAANQGQSTLLVSLAPAHPCATLLGVPLAPQPTMLTEHLDLWTFQILSELNSIWNELQAQVKLPGPPISGEDLPLLPGIDLFLAVYRLAQHAHRGYALICIDAGPVDGLLRALAIPDTFRWLMRQLFGLDRGPGQSSDSLARAALPAHLLPFEQIGRMQDARVKFEQLRDAVLDPTRVRARLVIRPDQAGLRQAIISVPAFHLFGLNLDALIVGPLLPVGEEDDKLADALREQNEVVATVATRWSGLRQVPLWFRATPGTIAPFVTLGCELMLPLTPLSPPITVNSANDPYLKLSLPGVNRDDLSISVSGDELIVSLGPYRRHLLLPPALRGVPIRAIREGDRLTIRRR from the coding sequence ATGTGGCCAGCACATTCGCACATCATTATTTTTAGTGGTGAAGCCAGTGCTATCGCAGCGACCGCTACTGCTGTGGCCGCTGCAAATCAGGGGCAATCGACGCTGCTAGTTAGCCTTGCTCCGGCGCACCCTTGTGCTACCTTGCTTGGGGTTCCGCTTGCCCCGCAGCCAACGATGTTGACCGAGCATCTTGATTTGTGGACATTTCAAATCTTGAGTGAGTTGAACAGTATCTGGAACGAGTTACAAGCCCAGGTCAAATTGCCAGGACCACCGATCAGTGGCGAAGATTTACCTTTGCTTCCCGGCATTGATCTGTTTTTAGCCGTCTACCGTCTGGCACAACATGCCCATCGCGGTTACGCGCTGATCTGTATTGATGCTGGTCCGGTTGATGGGTTACTTCGTGCGTTGGCCATACCCGATACATTCCGTTGGCTGATGCGTCAACTCTTTGGGCTTGACCGTGGTCCCGGTCAATCGAGCGACTCGCTGGCACGAGCTGCGCTGCCTGCTCATCTCCTGCCATTTGAGCAGATCGGTCGAATGCAGGATGCACGAGTGAAATTTGAGCAATTGCGCGATGCAGTCCTCGATCCGACACGAGTTCGGGCAAGGCTCGTCATTCGCCCCGATCAGGCCGGTCTTCGGCAGGCAATCATCTCTGTACCGGCATTTCACCTCTTTGGATTGAATCTTGATGCGCTGATCGTTGGTCCATTGTTGCCGGTTGGAGAAGAGGATGACAAGCTGGCCGATGCGCTACGTGAACAGAATGAGGTGGTAGCGACCGTGGCTACACGCTGGTCGGGTTTGCGCCAAGTGCCCCTTTGGTTCAGGGCCACACCGGGGACGATTGCACCATTTGTCACCCTGGGGTGTGAATTGATGCTACCGCTTACTCCACTCTCACCTCCTATCACCGTGAATTCGGCAAACGATCCGTATCTGAAACTGTCTTTACCGGGCGTCAATCGTGATGATCTCAGCATCAGTGTCAGTGGTGACGAACTGATCGTGTCACTTGGCCCATACCGACGTCACCTACTCTTACCGCCAGCTCTGCGCGGGGTTCCGATCCGTGCTATCCGGGAAGGCGACCGACTGACCATCCGACGCCGTTAA
- a CDS encoding cyclodeaminase/cyclohydrolase family protein, with protein MSESLMQQPLGAILDALASRAPTPGGGSVAALTGAMAAGLVSMVCELTIGKPQFAEMEDELRTIHAQAEQLRNELQRLADEDIAVFNRLAAAYKLPRTTEADAATRKAAIQQITRLAAEVPLRTAQAAAALLPLCTTLANNCSRLVVSDVGVAALLVRATVQSAALNVEINLATLEDQLFVRETRAQLQDLLIGLGDEVDGIVTIVRGRMVG; from the coding sequence ATGTCAGAATCATTGATGCAACAACCACTCGGTGCCATCCTCGACGCTTTGGCCTCACGTGCGCCAACGCCGGGTGGTGGTAGTGTGGCGGCTCTTACCGGCGCCATGGCCGCTGGATTGGTCAGCATGGTTTGCGAACTTACCATCGGCAAACCACAGTTTGCCGAAATGGAAGATGAATTACGCACGATTCACGCCCAGGCTGAGCAATTGCGCAACGAGCTACAGCGCCTTGCCGACGAAGATATTGCCGTGTTTAACCGGCTGGCTGCTGCATATAAACTGCCACGTACCACTGAAGCCGATGCAGCAACCCGCAAGGCTGCTATCCAGCAGATTACCCGCCTCGCGGCGGAAGTCCCACTCCGCACGGCGCAGGCTGCTGCCGCATTGTTACCACTTTGTACAACACTGGCAAACAATTGCTCTCGCCTGGTTGTTAGTGATGTAGGAGTCGCTGCGTTATTGGTGCGGGCTACAGTGCAGAGTGCTGCATTGAATGTCGAAATCAATCTCGCCACACTGGAGGATCAACTCTTTGTCCGCGAAACTCGTGCGCAATTGCAGGATCTACTCATCGGGCTTGGTGATGAGGTTGATGGCATCGTCACCATTGTTCGGGGAAGGATGGTCGGATGA
- a CDS encoding bifunctional 5,10-methylenetetrahydrofolate dehydrogenase/5,10-methenyltetrahydrofolate cyclohydrolase produces MSARILDGRAVAQALRTELAQQIAELRDRMDRPPTIAVIQVGDDAAATRYVRSIDRLCQSLGAACRAIALPTVTTQTDLEATVADLSADDRIDGILLQLPLPQGLSLDGVLSRLAPEKDLDGIHPINAGLLAQGRSALIPNTPAGGMELLRRFEIEVRGKRAAVVGRSAIVGRPMALLLLQADATVTICHSRTPDLGTVLRECDIIAAAAGRPGLITADMIKPGATVIDFGTNVLADGSMVGDVDFAAAVEVAGAITPVPGGTGPVTNVMLMRNLITATRTRLGI; encoded by the coding sequence ATGAGCGCCCGTATTCTTGATGGTCGTGCAGTTGCACAAGCGCTCCGCACCGAGCTAGCTCAGCAGATCGCTGAGCTGCGTGACCGGATGGATCGCCCACCTACAATTGCGGTCATTCAGGTCGGTGATGATGCGGCAGCTACGCGCTATGTGCGTAGTATTGATCGGTTATGTCAATCGCTTGGCGCTGCCTGTCGCGCAATCGCGTTACCAACCGTAACAACCCAAACTGACCTTGAAGCAACGGTAGCCGACCTGAGTGCTGATGATCGCATCGATGGTATCTTACTGCAACTACCGCTTCCCCAAGGGTTATCACTCGATGGGGTGCTGAGCCGACTTGCCCCTGAAAAAGACCTCGATGGTATTCATCCGATCAATGCCGGTCTCCTTGCGCAAGGACGTTCTGCGTTGATACCGAATACTCCCGCCGGCGGCATGGAGTTACTCCGACGTTTTGAGATCGAGGTGCGTGGGAAACGGGCAGCCGTGGTAGGACGCTCGGCAATTGTAGGGCGGCCGATGGCCCTGCTCTTGTTGCAAGCCGATGCGACGGTGACCATTTGTCATTCACGTACACCCGATCTTGGTACAGTCTTACGTGAGTGTGACATTATTGCTGCTGCGGCTGGACGGCCCGGTTTAATCACTGCCGACATGATCAAGCCTGGTGCTACCGTCATCGACTTTGGTACGAATGTCCTTGCCGATGGCAGCATGGTCGGCGATGTTGATTTTGCCGCTGCGGTCGAGGTTGCCGGCGCAATTACGCCAGTTCCCGGCGGTACCGGTCCGGTTACGAACGTTATGTTGATGCGGAATCTGATCACCGCAACCCGAACCCGCTTAGGCATTTAA
- a CDS encoding phosphoribosylamine--glycine ligase, with the protein MKILVLGNDGRAHALVWKLFASPTADVLVAPGNGGACQIAPQVDLDPLHPDQIARWAFDEQIDLIVPAGSEPLWAGLVDEVISMHIGACGASQRSSRIEWSRCFTKELLLRYQLPTPHGRCFTSLPMAEKYLAAQPLPVVLRGDHPASGEGVYHDRYTALEALQALFASRPVEGSSHGVVIEEYVEGSLVSFSAITDGSHLVSLLPARIYEGLGPQPDSPPAPGMGAITGNSTYAQRLTSYLERHVMQPLVSAIAREQLPYWGIIGVDCIIGAQGPRIIGLRCSLRDMEAQAVLPRMIDDLVPYFEAAIARNLHRLPPIRWRDEASVALALVTQGYPHHYPLNATVEGLTDVDEGILVFHDQTDSPLILRYDPARRERLLGGGSGGLYLTGGHVVTIVALGATLAGARGRALINAERIRFPGRTYREDVGASER; encoded by the coding sequence ATGAAGATTCTGGTACTTGGGAATGACGGACGTGCCCATGCGTTAGTCTGGAAACTCTTCGCCAGTCCAACTGCCGATGTTCTGGTAGCACCGGGTAACGGTGGCGCCTGTCAGATCGCACCGCAGGTTGACCTGGATCCGCTCCACCCGGATCAGATTGCGCGGTGGGCTTTCGATGAACAGATCGATCTCATTGTTCCTGCCGGGAGCGAACCTCTATGGGCCGGACTGGTTGATGAGGTCATCAGCATGCACATCGGGGCATGCGGTGCATCACAACGCAGCAGCCGGATCGAGTGGAGTCGTTGCTTCACGAAAGAGCTTCTGTTGCGCTATCAGTTACCGACCCCCCACGGACGTTGTTTCACCAGTTTACCGATGGCCGAGAAATACCTGGCCGCGCAGCCATTGCCGGTTGTGCTGCGCGGCGATCATCCCGCGTCTGGAGAAGGGGTCTACCACGACCGTTATACAGCGCTTGAAGCATTACAGGCCCTGTTTGCTTCGCGACCGGTGGAAGGAAGTAGCCATGGAGTCGTCATCGAAGAATACGTTGAGGGGTCGTTGGTGAGTTTTTCAGCCATTACCGACGGCAGTCATCTGGTATCGTTACTTCCGGCCCGCATCTATGAAGGTCTGGGACCACAGCCGGACAGTCCACCGGCGCCAGGGATGGGTGCCATTACCGGTAACTCGACATACGCACAGCGACTGACAAGCTACCTCGAGCGGCACGTGATGCAACCATTAGTTTCGGCCATCGCCCGCGAACAGTTGCCTTACTGGGGCATCATCGGTGTTGATTGCATCATCGGCGCTCAAGGCCCGCGGATTATCGGTTTGCGTTGCAGTCTCCGCGATATGGAAGCACAGGCTGTTTTACCGCGCATGATCGATGATCTGGTACCCTACTTTGAAGCGGCGATTGCCCGTAATCTGCACCGATTACCACCGATTCGCTGGCGCGATGAGGCCAGTGTGGCCCTAGCACTGGTGACCCAAGGCTATCCTCATCATTATCCGCTCAATGCGACGGTAGAAGGCCTAACCGATGTAGACGAAGGTATCCTCGTTTTCCACGATCAAACCGATTCACCGTTGATCTTGCGCTACGATCCAGCCCGTCGTGAACGCTTGTTGGGCGGAGGAAGTGGCGGACTGTACCTGACCGGTGGTCACGTTGTAACGATCGTGGCGTTGGGGGCAACGCTAGCCGGTGCACGCGGCCGTGCACTGATCAACGCTGAACGTATCCGCTTTCCAGGTCGTACCTATCGCGAGGATGTCGGCGCCAGTGAACGGTAG
- a CDS encoding GNAT family N-acetyltransferase, whose product MNIFIATTDEEIAACYPVMRELRPHLTETAFVPRIRQLMAVGYQLAALVDHDEIVAVAGFRIGENLAWGRFLYVDDLVTRAERRSSGYGAALLNWLKDFAAKAHCHQLHLDSGTWRKDAHRFYEREGMQLSSFHFTCDIHPRR is encoded by the coding sequence TTGAACATCTTCATAGCTACCACAGACGAGGAAATTGCTGCCTGTTATCCGGTGATGCGTGAGTTACGACCGCATCTCACCGAGACAGCATTTGTGCCACGCATTCGCCAGTTGATGGCGGTAGGTTATCAACTAGCGGCACTTGTCGATCACGATGAGATTGTCGCCGTTGCCGGTTTTCGGATTGGCGAAAATCTGGCCTGGGGGCGATTCCTCTATGTTGACGATCTGGTGACTCGTGCTGAACGACGCTCTAGCGGCTATGGTGCTGCTTTGTTGAACTGGTTGAAAGATTTCGCAGCCAAAGCTCATTGTCACCAATTGCATCTCGATTCCGGCACCTGGCGCAAAGATGCTCATCGCTTTTATGAAAGGGAAGGAATGCAATTGAGCAGTTTTCATTTTACGTGCGATATACACCCCCGACGTTAA
- a CDS encoding cystathionine gamma-synthase family protein produces the protein MTKQSKQTMIDGHRLHPESLMMSYGYVPALSEGAIKCPIFQTSTFVFQTAEDGKAFFELAYGLRRPREGEEIGLIYSRLNNPDLEILEDRLTLWDQAEAAAVFASGMAAITTTLLTFLRPGDVIVHSEPVYGRTDYLLKHILPAFGIRRYGFVSGVSPEQVEVQLRRAGLFDTVGMIYVETPANPTNALVDIAGFAALAKRMPRRVLVAVDNTFLGPLWQHPLAHGADLVLYSATKYIGGHSDVIAGVCLGSRELVAQVKGMRTIMGTMAGAHTGWLLLRSLETLKIRMETQQAGARRVADFLTTHPKVARVYYLGHLESDNPQYHIYRRQCLGPGAMISFDLHGGEAEAFRFLNHLQLIHLAVSLGGTESLAEHPATMTHADVDPEERIEFGIGPAMIRLSVGVEHPDDLIADLRQALRAV, from the coding sequence ATGACAAAGCAGAGCAAACAAACGATGATCGACGGTCATCGGCTGCATCCCGAAAGTTTGATGATGAGCTACGGCTATGTGCCGGCGCTTTCTGAAGGAGCGATCAAGTGTCCGATTTTTCAAACCTCGACTTTCGTGTTTCAGACTGCGGAAGATGGCAAGGCCTTCTTTGAACTAGCGTATGGTCTGCGCCGTCCACGTGAAGGGGAAGAGATTGGCCTGATCTACAGTCGGCTCAATAATCCCGATCTTGAGATTCTGGAGGATAGATTGACACTTTGGGATCAAGCAGAGGCGGCGGCAGTCTTCGCCAGTGGGATGGCTGCTATTACGACAACCCTTCTCACCTTCTTACGCCCGGGTGATGTGATTGTGCATAGCGAACCGGTTTATGGAAGGACCGATTATCTGCTGAAACACATTTTACCGGCCTTCGGTATTCGCCGTTACGGGTTTGTTTCAGGAGTTTCACCTGAACAGGTTGAGGTACAACTACGGCGTGCCGGTTTGTTTGATACGGTTGGAATGATCTATGTAGAGACGCCAGCTAACCCGACAAATGCCTTGGTAGATATTGCTGGTTTTGCCGCACTGGCAAAGCGAATGCCGCGTCGAGTGCTGGTGGCCGTTGATAACACCTTTCTGGGGCCACTCTGGCAACATCCGCTGGCTCACGGCGCCGATCTGGTACTCTATTCGGCGACGAAATACATTGGTGGGCATAGTGATGTGATCGCTGGTGTCTGTCTGGGAAGCCGCGAGTTGGTAGCTCAGGTTAAGGGTATGCGCACGATTATGGGGACAATGGCCGGCGCACATACCGGTTGGCTGCTCTTGCGTTCCTTAGAGACTCTCAAAATACGGATGGAGACGCAGCAGGCTGGCGCCCGACGGGTTGCTGATTTCCTAACAACACACCCAAAAGTTGCTCGCGTCTACTATCTTGGGCATCTGGAGAGTGATAATCCGCAGTACCATATCTATCGACGGCAGTGTTTGGGGCCAGGGGCGATGATCTCGTTCGATCTCCACGGCGGTGAAGCTGAGGCGTTCCGCTTCCTCAATCATCTACAATTGATCCATCTGGCCGTGAGTCTGGGTGGTACCGAGTCGTTGGCCGAGCATCCGGCAACAATGACTCACGCCGATGTCGATCCTGAAGAACGGATCGAATTTGGGATTGGGCCGGCAATGATCCGGCTTTCAGTAGGAGTGGAACATCCCGATGATCTGATCGCCGATCTGCGACAGGCGTTGCGTGCCGTGTAG
- a CDS encoding DUF445 domain-containing protein produces MSEDQQRIIDLRRMQRLATGLLVAAGVLFVLTSIWRDAAPWVPFVRAFAEAAMVGAVADWFAVTALFRHPLGIPIPHTAIIPKRKPQIAVGFGHFIAHNFLDPNQITMRIRSQNLVKRLAQWLRNPERANQIADAVTEIIRGVLNVIDDDEVSQALARGLNQRLETVQAAPLVGRLLGILLAGGRQRDALMQLMNLLAEVIAANETEIRRRIAGELPSWMPRIVDQRIYERLLEGVQRLLRELRDAPEHPLYHQFTSLIDRWIVDLQFDRQMHQQIDALKHELITHPMTRELVEMIWRDLKLSLLDQSVSAASSLRRSIVIAVERFADLIEDNDEWYEKTENWMTEAVVALVGRYRHVIGEFVTQVVNSWDTQMTTRKIELQFGRDLQFIRINGTIVGGLVGLIIYSVSLLFT; encoded by the coding sequence GTGAGCGAAGATCAACAACGTATCATCGATTTACGGCGCATGCAACGCCTTGCGACCGGTTTGCTGGTTGCAGCAGGCGTGCTCTTTGTCTTAACGAGTATCTGGCGTGATGCTGCACCGTGGGTGCCGTTTGTGCGGGCCTTTGCCGAAGCTGCAATGGTAGGTGCGGTTGCTGATTGGTTTGCAGTTACGGCCCTCTTCCGTCATCCGCTCGGTATACCGATCCCTCATACTGCGATTATTCCAAAGCGAAAACCGCAGATTGCCGTCGGTTTTGGTCATTTCATTGCACATAATTTTCTCGATCCTAATCAGATTACCATGCGGATACGCAGCCAGAATCTGGTCAAGCGCCTGGCGCAGTGGCTGCGCAATCCTGAACGGGCGAATCAGATTGCCGATGCGGTGACGGAAATCATTCGTGGTGTCTTGAATGTGATTGATGACGATGAGGTGAGTCAGGCGTTAGCCCGTGGTCTCAACCAGCGCCTGGAGACGGTACAAGCAGCACCGCTGGTAGGCCGGTTACTTGGGATATTGCTGGCTGGTGGTCGGCAGCGTGATGCCCTGATGCAGCTTATGAATCTGTTGGCCGAGGTCATTGCTGCGAATGAGACCGAAATTCGACGGCGGATCGCCGGAGAGTTGCCGTCGTGGATGCCACGGATTGTCGATCAACGAATTTATGAGCGATTACTGGAAGGGGTGCAGCGTTTGTTGCGCGAGTTGCGCGATGCTCCTGAACATCCGCTTTATCATCAGTTTACCAGTTTGATTGACCGTTGGATTGTTGATTTACAGTTTGATCGGCAGATGCACCAACAGATTGATGCGTTGAAACACGAATTGATCACGCATCCAATGACACGGGAATTGGTGGAGATGATCTGGCGTGATCTGAAGCTCTCTCTTCTTGATCAGAGTGTGAGCGCAGCGTCGTCACTGCGCCGATCAATCGTCATTGCGGTCGAACGTTTTGCCGACTTGATCGAAGATAACGACGAGTGGTACGAAAAGACAGAAAACTGGATGACGGAAGCGGTTGTAGCGTTGGTCGGTCGCTACCGACACGTCATTGGCGAGTTTGTGACGCAGGTTGTCAATAGTTGGGATACGCAGATGACAACGCGCAAAATCGAGTTGCAGTTCGGACGAGATCTGCAATTTATCCGTATTAATGGTACCATTGTGGGTGGGTTAGTCGGTCTCATTATTTATAGTGTCTCTCTTCTCTTTACCTGA
- a CDS encoding mechanosensitive ion channel family protein, with product MITNFTDTIILIITTLTLSLILDWLVRPWVQRWADTRNAIVIEAITIAIGGQCTFWALILLIRLVGNQFFAPSLIEAWQPTLDVAGSIAIAVFIVRLITNLVDSYLRHQQIGNISLIQNLLRGLSALAIGGTLLISYGFPLSPVLTVIASSSLGLTLALREPLANFFAGVQIIVSNRVRPGDYIRLASGEEGFVTDIRWSDTYLRQLANNIIIIPNAQMISQIVTNFSRPEPELAVLVDGMVGTDTDLHRIESIVLEVAREVLTTTTGGVSTFEPLIRFNGIDAFGIRFTVVLRGQSFTDQFLLRHELIKRLYTRFHAEGIAPPIQRVR from the coding sequence ATGATTACCAATTTTACTGACACCATCATACTTATCATCACAACCCTGACGCTAAGCCTCATCCTCGATTGGCTGGTGCGGCCGTGGGTACAACGCTGGGCTGACACGCGGAACGCTATTGTTATCGAGGCCATAACCATCGCAATTGGTGGCCAATGCACATTCTGGGCGCTGATACTCCTGATCCGCCTAGTCGGAAATCAATTCTTCGCCCCCAGCCTGATCGAAGCCTGGCAACCAACCCTTGATGTAGCCGGTAGCATCGCGATAGCTGTCTTTATTGTTCGGCTTATAACCAATCTCGTCGATAGCTATTTGCGTCACCAGCAGATCGGCAACATCTCGCTGATCCAGAATCTCTTACGTGGCTTGAGTGCACTGGCCATTGGCGGCACATTGCTGATCAGCTATGGATTTCCCCTTAGTCCGGTATTAACCGTGATCGCCAGTTCAAGTCTCGGTCTGACGCTCGCCCTCCGCGAGCCATTGGCCAATTTCTTTGCCGGTGTCCAAATCATTGTATCAAACCGGGTGCGCCCTGGCGACTACATCCGACTGGCTTCAGGAGAAGAGGGTTTTGTAACCGACATTCGCTGGTCTGACACATACCTTCGTCAGTTGGCGAACAATATCATCATCATTCCCAATGCCCAGATGATTTCACAGATCGTGACCAACTTTAGTCGTCCCGAACCGGAACTCGCAGTCCTGGTTGATGGTATGGTTGGCACCGATACCGATTTACACCGTATTGAGTCCATTGTGCTAGAGGTTGCTCGTGAAGTCCTGACAACAACGACCGGTGGGGTGAGCACCTTTGAACCATTAATTCGCTTCAACGGCATCGATGCGTTCGGTATCCGCTTTACAGTGGTCTTACGTGGGCAATCGTTTACCGATCAGTTCTTATTGCGTCACGAGTTGATTAAGCGGCTGTACACGCGCTTCCATGCTGAAGGAATTGCGCCACCAATTCAACGTGTACGGTGA
- a CDS encoding CPBP family intramembrane glutamic endopeptidase, whose amino-acid sequence MSMINWRGVSWFVGLAAGLGWLCCAPLWISGAGLQHPLAPLLMILMMFTPALATLIVTRWISPPPGGIVKATGLVIGKGRRWGWYWLFAWTVPALVMIVSPFVSALLGVYDLDLSLSGFRALLNATGAGDALSNLSLWSIVVTQLLIALVIGPLMNAIPVFGEEWGWRGYLLPNLLPLGQWPVLIISGVIWGLWHTPIILLGYNYPTNPVLGVMMMTVFCVLVGILLGWTRLATGSVWPAVIGHGSLNAFGGVIVLFARAGSTVDTVWATALGLTGWPLWLSVIAILVLMRRLPVADPPDAHQSFVLPEVSVVR is encoded by the coding sequence ATGAGTATGATCAATTGGCGCGGTGTAAGCTGGTTTGTTGGGTTGGCTGCAGGGTTGGGGTGGCTCTGTTGTGCACCGTTGTGGATCAGCGGCGCAGGTCTTCAACATCCGCTGGCGCCTTTACTTATGATCCTGATGATGTTTACACCAGCGCTGGCAACCCTGATTGTTACCCGCTGGATCAGTCCACCACCGGGAGGCATTGTCAAAGCGACCGGACTGGTGATCGGTAAAGGTCGTCGTTGGGGATGGTACTGGCTATTTGCGTGGACAGTACCGGCTCTGGTTATGATCGTCTCACCGTTTGTCAGTGCGCTACTGGGCGTGTACGATCTCGATCTGTCGTTATCGGGCTTTCGTGCATTGTTGAATGCGACAGGTGCTGGTGATGCGTTAAGCAATCTATCATTGTGGTCGATTGTTGTAACTCAACTCCTTATCGCACTGGTCATCGGTCCACTTATGAATGCTATTCCCGTCTTTGGTGAAGAATGGGGTTGGCGCGGGTATCTGTTACCTAACCTGCTACCGCTTGGTCAATGGCCGGTACTGATCATCAGTGGCGTGATCTGGGGGCTATGGCACACACCGATCATTTTGCTGGGCTACAACTACCCGACAAATCCGGTGTTGGGTGTCATGATGATGACGGTATTTTGCGTATTGGTTGGCATCTTGCTCGGCTGGACGCGATTGGCGACCGGGAGTGTCTGGCCGGCAGTGATCGGTCACGGCAGTTTGAACGCTTTTGGCGGTGTGATCGTGCTCTTTGCCCGTGCCGGTTCGACGGTTGATACCGTCTGGGCGACTGCTCTTGGTCTTACCGGGTGGCCGCTGTGGTTGAGCGTGATTGCTATACTGGTGCTGATGCGTCGTCTGCCGGTTGCTGATCCGCCTGATGCTCATCAATCATTTGTATTGCCGGAGGTGTCGGTGGTCAGGTAG
- a CDS encoding SdpI family protein: MRNLRFMMVVVILMWVFGFAMLPLISDPAPIHWNAAGEVDGYGSPWIAALAPAIGATIIAVLAPLLPRIDPRGKGYTAFSRTYALMMNSFVLFLAALQVITVGAAIGWSYSVPRLLSIGMALFMVVLGNELGRVTPNYFVGIRTPWTLADDEVWRKTHRVGARIIVGSGLLAMLVSFFIAEDWLFITVLLLIILPVLSTIPYSYIVWRQVKHRQVG; the protein is encoded by the coding sequence ATGCGTAATCTACGGTTCATGATGGTCGTAGTGATTCTGATGTGGGTGTTTGGCTTTGCTATGCTGCCACTCATTTCCGATCCGGCGCCTATTCATTGGAATGCAGCCGGTGAGGTGGATGGGTATGGGAGTCCGTGGATCGCTGCCCTAGCGCCAGCGATAGGGGCGACCATTATTGCGGTGTTGGCCCCGCTCTTGCCACGAATCGATCCGCGAGGGAAAGGGTATACCGCTTTTTCGCGGACGTATGCGTTGATGATGAATAGCTTCGTCTTGTTCCTAGCTGCACTTCAGGTAATCACGGTGGGAGCAGCGATTGGTTGGTCGTATAGTGTGCCACGCCTCCTCAGCATCGGGATGGCTCTCTTCATGGTGGTGTTAGGAAATGAGCTGGGAAGGGTGACTCCGAATTACTTTGTTGGTATTCGCACACCATGGACACTCGCTGATGATGAGGTCTGGCGCAAGACGCATCGAGTTGGCGCCCGAATCATCGTCGGCAGTGGATTGCTGGCAATGCTGGTCAGTTTCTTCATCGCTGAGGACTGGCTGTTTATTACCGTTCTTCTCCTGATCATTCTGCCAGTTTTGTCTACGATCCCTTATTCGTATATTGTCTGGCGGCAGGTAAAGCATCGGCAGGTCGGGTGA